A stretch of Corynebacterium timonense DNA encodes these proteins:
- a CDS encoding extracellular solute-binding protein: MRLGFAKTAASVLTVSLAAATLTACGSDPENEPLVIYSNSVSDGRGEWLQEEAAAAGFEIEFVDLGGADIQNRLIAEQANPIADVVYGLNNIYFENLKSSGVLQPYEPAWSSDVDPSMGDGETFWPIVREPIMLVYNDAAYTEETAPNDWPDLWEKEEYHGRYEVPRNLGGATTQLVISGILARHFDPNGELNVSDEGWDAIEQYFEYGVPAVEGQNLYGHMASGEVDMGQMYLAGKAAREEEYNLPTTAVQPPVGVPMATQQVGLVAGTDKPERAQEFIDWFGGAEFQAKWSNQFFTAPTNQAALEDADQDAVEQTEAFKEQDIDWTIVSENLPAWIERIELNYL, encoded by the coding sequence ATGCGACTTGGTTTCGCCAAAACTGCCGCATCCGTACTTACCGTGTCGCTTGCCGCAGCGACGCTGACCGCTTGCGGTTCCGACCCGGAGAACGAACCCCTCGTGATCTACTCCAACTCGGTCTCTGACGGCCGTGGAGAGTGGCTGCAAGAAGAGGCTGCCGCAGCCGGCTTCGAGATCGAGTTCGTCGACCTCGGCGGTGCCGACATCCAGAACCGCCTCATCGCCGAGCAAGCGAACCCCATCGCCGACGTCGTCTACGGCCTCAACAACATCTATTTCGAAAACCTCAAGTCCTCCGGCGTGCTCCAGCCCTACGAGCCCGCATGGTCCAGTGACGTCGACCCGTCGATGGGTGACGGCGAAACCTTCTGGCCGATCGTCCGTGAGCCGATCATGCTCGTCTACAACGACGCGGCATACACCGAGGAGACCGCGCCGAACGACTGGCCGGACCTGTGGGAGAAGGAAGAATACCACGGCCGCTACGAAGTCCCCCGCAATTTGGGCGGTGCTACCACGCAGCTCGTGATCTCCGGCATCCTGGCACGCCACTTCGACCCGAACGGCGAGCTCAACGTCAGTGACGAGGGCTGGGACGCCATTGAGCAGTACTTCGAGTACGGCGTGCCCGCTGTTGAGGGCCAGAACCTCTACGGCCACATGGCCAGCGGCGAGGTTGACATGGGTCAGATGTACCTGGCGGGTAAGGCTGCCCGCGAGGAGGAGTACAACCTCCCGACCACCGCGGTTCAGCCGCCGGTGGGGGTCCCGATGGCGACTCAGCAGGTCGGCTTGGTGGCTGGTACCGATAAGCCGGAGCGCGCACAGGAGTTCATCGACTGGTTCGGCGGCGCCGAGTTCCAGGCGAAGTGGTCGAACCAGTTCTTTACTGCACCGACCAACCAGGCGGCTCTGGAGGACGCAGATCAGGATGCCGTCGAGCAGACTGAGGCGTTCAAGGAGCAGGACATCGACTGGACCATCGTCTCCGAGAACCTTCCTGCGTGGATCGAGCGCATCGAGCTCAACTACCTCTAA
- the metX gene encoding homoserine O-acetyltransferase MetX produces the protein MTLPEAGKLHKVSIGDFDTEAGALISDVHIAFQRWGDLRGDNVLLVEHALTGDSDAAQWWAEAIGPGKALDTDRWCVICTNALGSCYGTTGPSSTHPDGRAWGSRFPAVSIRDQVHAEKAFLDALGIGRVHAVLGGSMGGARTLEWTLLYPEKVGAACVIAVSARASAWQIGIQSAQISAITRDPAWNGGDYYNTGDAPSHGLAAARRIAHLTYRGELEIDERFGTTPQADENPFGPFRSDNQRFAVQSYLEHQGTKLVNRFDAGAYVSLTEALNRHDVGRGRGGLNKALASSQVPTMVVGVDTDILYPYHQQEHISRNLGHLLGMSKLSSPMGHDAFLTEARQMDRILRKFIKRSQDDVSGTQH, from the coding sequence TTGACTCTGCCGGAGGCCGGAAAGCTCCACAAGGTCAGTATCGGAGACTTTGACACGGAAGCTGGGGCGCTGATCAGCGATGTCCACATCGCCTTCCAGCGCTGGGGGGACCTCCGCGGAGACAACGTGCTGCTGGTTGAGCACGCCTTGACCGGCGATTCCGACGCCGCACAGTGGTGGGCCGAGGCGATCGGGCCGGGCAAGGCGCTCGACACCGACCGGTGGTGCGTCATCTGCACCAACGCGCTCGGCTCCTGCTACGGCACCACCGGACCGTCCAGCACTCACCCCGATGGCCGAGCCTGGGGCTCGCGCTTTCCCGCGGTCTCCATCCGCGACCAAGTCCACGCAGAAAAGGCATTCCTCGACGCTCTCGGCATCGGACGCGTCCACGCGGTCCTCGGCGGATCCATGGGCGGGGCACGCACCTTGGAATGGACCCTGCTCTACCCCGAAAAAGTTGGCGCCGCCTGCGTCATCGCCGTCTCGGCGCGCGCGAGCGCCTGGCAGATCGGCATTCAGAGCGCGCAGATCTCCGCCATTACCCGCGACCCCGCCTGGAACGGCGGTGACTACTACAACACCGGCGACGCCCCCAGCCACGGACTGGCTGCAGCGCGGCGCATCGCCCACCTGACCTACCGCGGAGAACTCGAGATCGACGAGCGCTTCGGCACCACACCGCAAGCCGACGAAAACCCCTTCGGGCCGTTCCGCAGCGACAACCAACGCTTCGCCGTGCAGAGTTACCTCGAGCACCAGGGCACGAAGCTCGTGAACCGTTTCGACGCCGGCGCGTACGTCAGCCTCACCGAAGCCCTCAACCGCCACGATGTCGGCCGCGGCCGAGGCGGGCTCAACAAGGCGCTGGCCTCCTCGCAAGTACCGACCATGGTGGTCGGCGTCGACACCGACATTCTGTACCCCTACCACCAGCAGGAACACATCTCACGCAACCTTGGCCATCTCCTGGGCATGTCCAAGCTTTCCAGCCCAATGGGCCACGACGCGTTTCTGACCGAAGCGCGCCAGATGGACCGCATCCTGCGGAAATTCATCAAACGGTCCCAGGACGACGTATCCGGCACACAGCACTGA
- a CDS encoding glycerophosphodiester phosphodiesterase family protein — MKRTIPGAVYTGAVVLALLLIFSGAHTWHGNAEEGPTCLPWQEQYDQIVDKATNGKVISAQHRGAFNQDVPENSIEAFKRGFAQCRPAIETDIRLTSDGELVLFHDTHIGKMLEPTYNPETNEGPNPPVNQVSYADIASKPLLRPDRTTTHHVVPRLDDLIEFMAHNPSDSIIHLEVKDTPAISTALDILVKADTEYPEQHFLKRFVVKMPMSEYPTPQQWRDSVAAAGATSPVMAMPVIAPWNASKIDEGPEIPDPTELHLSSNASRAVAAWAAEDPQWAPFVEVVIKDSSEFGHTIHTPTSNFGPFDAPASIALDNAEPGTVAEFVALVHFYEKKLGAFVPVPTFVMYTDGPTAGFTVPNKYGDKRPIPATDAFYNADSSCCYVLNDRRRPTQYAQEAHDWRDNLDWLRSIGANVLTSDDPDTIDLYASLKGYLNTTAQPDPSAPPANLNSSLYTRMRGAAVPDYDYVNIKGWNGGASGAWGGQVCLFTDPGYYLWTVSCQYENPAFSNELEIRTTGDGYMLIRDISSGQCLYSDPQRDWAILWSPECTSPRAKWTRTPDHRFEDIDGRQINFEWDDRYAYGYPFAYNYLTRGDTSPWSIWKLERAEGTTSTRPPHDVPDATEKPLVPESGHRPGPDEPRHPEDAA; from the coding sequence ATGAAACGCACCATTCCTGGCGCGGTGTATACAGGGGCCGTTGTGCTGGCGCTGTTGCTGATATTCAGCGGCGCTCATACCTGGCATGGCAACGCGGAGGAAGGACCGACGTGCCTGCCGTGGCAAGAGCAGTACGATCAGATCGTCGATAAGGCGACGAACGGGAAGGTCATCAGCGCCCAGCACCGAGGCGCATTCAACCAGGATGTCCCGGAAAACTCGATCGAGGCGTTCAAACGAGGCTTCGCCCAGTGCCGCCCGGCGATTGAAACAGACATCCGGCTCACATCCGACGGCGAACTCGTCCTGTTCCACGACACCCATATCGGGAAAATGCTGGAGCCAACGTACAACCCGGAAACGAACGAGGGGCCGAACCCGCCGGTAAACCAGGTAAGCTATGCGGACATTGCATCGAAGCCGCTGCTACGGCCTGACCGGACGACAACCCATCACGTCGTCCCTCGCCTGGATGACCTCATCGAGTTCATGGCGCACAACCCCAGCGACTCCATCATCCACCTCGAGGTCAAGGACACCCCGGCGATCAGCACCGCCCTCGACATCCTGGTCAAAGCAGACACGGAGTACCCTGAGCAGCACTTTCTCAAGCGCTTCGTGGTGAAGATGCCGATGTCGGAGTACCCAACCCCCCAGCAGTGGCGCGACAGCGTCGCGGCAGCCGGCGCTACTTCACCGGTCATGGCCATGCCCGTCATCGCGCCATGGAACGCGTCGAAGATCGACGAAGGGCCAGAGATCCCCGACCCCACCGAACTCCACCTTTCGTCCAACGCCAGCCGCGCCGTGGCCGCGTGGGCTGCCGAGGACCCGCAATGGGCTCCTTTCGTGGAAGTAGTCATCAAGGACTCATCCGAATTCGGCCACACGATTCACACGCCTACCAGCAATTTCGGCCCGTTCGACGCTCCTGCGTCGATCGCCTTGGACAACGCCGAACCCGGTACTGTCGCTGAGTTCGTCGCGCTCGTTCACTTCTACGAAAAGAAGCTAGGCGCTTTCGTTCCTGTTCCAACCTTCGTGATGTACACGGACGGCCCCACGGCGGGGTTTACCGTCCCTAACAAGTACGGGGACAAGCGTCCGATCCCAGCGACTGATGCCTTCTATAACGCGGACTCCAGCTGCTGCTATGTGTTGAACGACCGTCGCCGACCGACCCAGTACGCGCAGGAGGCGCACGATTGGCGGGACAACCTCGACTGGCTGCGCTCCATCGGGGCGAATGTGCTTACTTCCGACGACCCCGACACTATTGACCTGTACGCGAGCCTCAAGGGTTACCTCAACACCACGGCGCAACCGGATCCCTCTGCTCCGCCGGCCAACCTGAACTCCAGCCTGTACACACGGATGAGGGGCGCTGCAGTCCCCGACTACGACTACGTAAACATCAAAGGGTGGAACGGCGGGGCATCCGGCGCGTGGGGCGGGCAAGTGTGCTTGTTCACTGATCCTGGTTATTACCTCTGGACTGTGTCTTGCCAGTACGAAAACCCTGCGTTCAGCAACGAACTCGAGATACGGACAACGGGGGACGGTTACATGCTCATCCGCGACATTTCATCGGGTCAGTGCCTCTATTCCGATCCACAGCGTGACTGGGCAATTCTGTGGAGCCCGGAATGCACGTCGCCACGAGCAAAATGGACCCGGACCCCCGACCATCGCTTCGAAGACATCGACGGGCGACAAATCAACTTCGAATGGGACGATCGATACGCTTATGGCTACCCGTTCGCATACAACTACCTGACCCGCGGCGACACGTCGCCCTGGTCAATCTGGAAGCTAGAGCGCGCGGAGGGGACAACATCTACGCGCCCGCCTCACGACGTGCCGGACGCGACAGAAAAACCACTCGTCCCAGAAAGTGGACACCGCCCGGGACCTGACGAGCCCCGCCATCCCGAGGACGCCGCCTAA
- a CDS encoding ABC transporter ATP-binding protein, producing the protein MIKFEDIVVRYDNDFLALPEFNLTIEDGEFFTLLGPSGCGKSTALRTLAGFINPTSGRIMSKDREITRSPSNKRGIGMVFQNYALFPSMSVGDNIAYGLKTAKVAKDEIAERVATVAREVNLTPEQLDKGIAALSGGQQQRVAIARALVMRPDILLLDEPLSNLDAKLRQQLRVQLKELQQQSGITTVYVTHDQEEALSMSDRIAVLNRGMIEQVGRPQDVYSDSETEFVCNFLGDVNRLSPGQVAELNKQGAGLNPEHNHYIRLEKVRFTQNQSELPAGIHVLRGVPEGRSYLGTTSVYMIRALDSSIRVLVQETGHFEWAEGEVFLGIDPQWIRSYAPSSENFGDSGDKK; encoded by the coding sequence GTGATCAAATTCGAAGACATCGTTGTCCGCTACGACAACGACTTCCTCGCGTTGCCCGAGTTTAACCTGACGATTGAAGACGGAGAGTTTTTCACCCTCCTCGGCCCATCAGGCTGCGGCAAGTCCACCGCGCTGCGCACGCTGGCTGGCTTTATCAACCCAACCTCGGGTCGAATCATGTCGAAGGACCGCGAGATTACTCGCTCCCCGAGTAACAAGCGCGGCATCGGCATGGTGTTCCAAAACTACGCCTTGTTCCCTTCGATGTCCGTGGGGGACAACATCGCCTATGGTCTGAAAACTGCCAAGGTGGCCAAGGACGAGATCGCTGAGCGTGTTGCCACGGTGGCCCGCGAGGTCAACTTGACACCCGAGCAGCTGGACAAGGGTATTGCCGCTCTCTCTGGTGGCCAGCAACAGCGCGTGGCGATCGCACGCGCGCTGGTCATGCGCCCCGACATCCTTCTGCTGGATGAGCCCCTGTCCAACCTGGACGCCAAGCTGCGCCAACAGCTGCGTGTCCAGCTTAAGGAACTGCAACAACAGTCTGGCATCACGACCGTCTACGTGACGCACGACCAGGAAGAGGCCCTGTCCATGAGCGACCGCATCGCGGTGCTCAACCGCGGAATGATCGAACAGGTCGGCCGCCCCCAGGACGTCTACAGCGACTCCGAAACAGAGTTCGTCTGCAACTTCCTTGGCGACGTCAACCGCCTCTCGCCAGGTCAGGTTGCTGAGCTCAACAAGCAGGGTGCGGGGCTCAACCCCGAGCACAACCACTACATTCGGCTCGAAAAGGTGCGTTTCACCCAGAACCAGAGCGAGTTGCCGGCGGGCATCCACGTCCTGCGTGGTGTCCCCGAGGGACGCAGCTATCTCGGTACGACCTCGGTGTACATGATCCGGGCGCTGGATTCGTCCATTCGCGTGCTCGTGCAGGAAACCGGCCACTTCGAGTGGGCCGAAGGCGAGGTTTTCCTCGGCATTGACCCCCAGTGGATCCGTAGCTACGCGCCGTCGAGCGAGAACTTCGGGGATAGCGGGGACAAAAAGTGA
- a CDS encoding IS256 family transposase, with product MTAGPNHIDPTAYLDELLAQASPDLMRQMLQDFINQILSTQADSICGADYATVSDTRTNHRNGYRHRDLDTRVGTIDVRIPKLRHGSFFPDWLLERRSRAERALATVVATCYLKGVSTRRMNDLVATLGITNLSKSQVSTMAKELDVMVEDFRTRPLDTGPYLYVSCDALTMKVREGGRVVKTSVLLATGVNADGYRELLGMQVATAESAASWTGFFRDLKARGLDQVYLVTSDAHLGIQAAVGDCLPNASWQRCRTHFAKNLSSMVPKTQWPTLSAMFHTIFQQPDAQAVWDQARDVIEFCQQKFPHVADYLEESLDDLLAFTNAPKAVWTKVWSNNPTERLNREIRRRTDVVGIFPNRDAVVRLVGAVLAEQHDDWIQQKRYMSLTSLEQTKTMMTATVIDAGESTQEVA from the coding sequence ATGACCGCTGGACCCAATCATATCGACCCGACCGCCTACCTTGATGAGCTGCTCGCCCAAGCATCCCCGGATCTGATGCGTCAGATGCTGCAGGACTTCATCAACCAGATCCTCTCCACCCAAGCAGACAGCATCTGCGGGGCCGACTACGCCACAGTCAGCGACACCCGCACCAACCACCGAAACGGCTACCGCCACCGCGACCTGGACACACGCGTGGGCACCATCGACGTGAGAATCCCGAAACTTCGCCACGGATCATTCTTCCCCGACTGGTTGTTGGAGCGCCGCTCACGAGCAGAACGCGCCCTGGCCACCGTCGTAGCCACCTGCTACCTCAAGGGGGTCTCCACCCGCCGCATGAACGACCTTGTCGCCACCCTCGGGATCACCAACCTGTCGAAGTCACAGGTGTCTACCATGGCCAAAGAACTCGACGTGATGGTCGAAGACTTCCGCACCCGCCCGTTGGACACCGGCCCCTACCTCTATGTTTCCTGCGACGCGCTGACGATGAAGGTGCGTGAAGGCGGGCGCGTCGTCAAAACCAGCGTGCTGCTGGCCACCGGGGTTAACGCCGACGGGTACCGGGAGTTGCTTGGTATGCAGGTCGCCACCGCCGAATCGGCCGCGTCGTGGACCGGGTTCTTCCGCGACCTGAAAGCCCGGGGCCTGGATCAGGTGTACCTGGTCACCAGCGACGCCCACCTAGGCATCCAAGCCGCTGTGGGTGACTGCCTACCCAACGCATCCTGGCAGCGGTGCCGCACCCATTTCGCGAAGAATCTGTCATCGATGGTGCCGAAAACCCAGTGGCCGACATTGTCGGCGATGTTTCACACGATCTTCCAACAACCCGACGCCCAGGCCGTGTGGGACCAGGCCCGAGACGTCATTGAGTTTTGCCAGCAGAAGTTCCCCCATGTGGCGGATTACCTGGAGGAATCCTTGGACGACCTGCTGGCGTTTACGAACGCGCCGAAAGCGGTGTGGACGAAGGTGTGGTCAAACAACCCCACTGAAAGGCTCAACCGGGAGATCAGACGTCGCACCGACGTCGTGGGGATCTTCCCCAACCGCGACGCCGTCGTGCGTCTGGTCGGGGCGGTACTCGCCGAGCAACACGATGATTGGATCCAGCAGAAACGCTACATGTCGCTAACCAGCCTGGAACAGACCAAGACGATGATGACAGCCACCGTCATTGATGCCGGCGAATCCACTCAGGAGGTTGCATGA
- a CDS encoding ArsR/SmtB family transcription factor: MVNYLRKAVEPELAVERINCYRYGEEYVSVLSAVSDGVRWNILRLCASRSRTQTELRATLGVSSSVLCRHIHILKRAGLVESTRWGRTRKVSTTPSAREMLERSLPLHDAHRT, translated from the coding sequence GTGGTGAACTATCTTCGTAAGGCGGTCGAACCGGAGCTCGCCGTCGAGCGCATCAATTGCTACCGGTACGGCGAGGAGTACGTCAGCGTGCTTTCCGCTGTGTCCGACGGCGTGCGGTGGAACATCCTTCGCCTGTGCGCCTCACGTTCGCGCACCCAAACCGAGCTGCGAGCGACCCTTGGTGTCTCCTCGTCTGTTTTGTGCCGCCACATTCACATTCTGAAGCGGGCCGGACTCGTTGAATCGACCCGATGGGGACGGACACGAAAAGTATCAACTACCCCATCCGCCCGTGAGATGCTCGAGCGCTCTCTGCCGCTTCACGACGCCCACCGAACGTGA
- a CDS encoding O-acetylhomoserine/O-acetylserine sulfhydrylase, with amino-acid sequence MAKYDNSQAQEWGFGTRSIHAGQTVDSDTGARNQPIYMTTSYVFNDAQHAADRFSLADPGPIYTRLTNPTQQALEDRIASLEGGVAAVTFASGMAAETAAITNLASSGDHIVTSPRLYGGTETLFQIALKRYGIDVTFVENPDDLDSWQAAVQPNTKAFYGETFGNPIADVLDIPAVAEVAHRNSVPLIVDNTVATAALAKPLELGADIVVASTTKFYTGNGAAVGGVLVDGGKFDWTVERDGQPVFPYFVTPDPAYHGLKYADLGAPAFALKARAGILRDTGAAISPFNAWVALQGLDTLGLRIERHNQNALKVAEFLSNHDKVARVNFAGLPDSPYYAVKEKLGLRYTGSVLSFDIAGDENDRAKAWTFIDALKLHSNLANVGDVRSLAVHPASTTHSQSDEAGLKRAGISQSTVRLSVGIEDIEDIIADLERGFAAI; translated from the coding sequence ATGGCAAAGTACGACAACTCACAAGCACAGGAATGGGGCTTCGGCACCCGCTCGATCCACGCAGGCCAGACCGTTGACTCCGACACCGGCGCCCGCAACCAACCCATCTACATGACGACGTCCTACGTCTTCAACGACGCCCAGCACGCCGCCGACCGTTTCAGCCTCGCCGATCCCGGCCCCATCTACACCCGCCTGACCAACCCGACCCAGCAGGCCCTCGAAGACCGCATCGCCAGCCTCGAAGGCGGCGTCGCCGCCGTGACCTTCGCGTCCGGCATGGCCGCTGAGACCGCCGCGATCACCAACCTCGCGTCCTCCGGCGACCACATCGTCACCTCCCCGCGCCTGTACGGCGGCACCGAGACCCTCTTCCAGATCGCCCTCAAGCGCTACGGCATCGACGTCACCTTCGTCGAGAACCCGGACGACCTCGACTCCTGGCAGGCAGCCGTGCAGCCGAACACCAAGGCCTTCTACGGCGAGACCTTCGGCAACCCGATCGCCGACGTTCTGGACATCCCGGCCGTCGCCGAGGTTGCCCACCGCAACAGCGTCCCGCTCATCGTGGACAACACCGTGGCCACCGCCGCGCTGGCGAAGCCGCTCGAGCTGGGCGCCGACATCGTCGTCGCCTCCACCACGAAGTTCTACACCGGCAACGGCGCAGCAGTCGGTGGCGTGCTCGTCGACGGCGGAAAGTTCGACTGGACCGTCGAGCGCGACGGCCAGCCGGTCTTCCCCTACTTCGTCACCCCGGACCCCGCCTACCACGGCCTCAAGTACGCCGACCTGGGCGCCCCGGCCTTCGCCCTCAAGGCCCGTGCCGGCATCTTGCGCGACACCGGTGCCGCGATCTCGCCGTTCAACGCGTGGGTCGCCCTGCAGGGCCTCGATACCCTCGGCCTGCGCATCGAGCGCCACAACCAGAACGCCCTCAAGGTCGCAGAGTTCCTGTCCAACCACGACAAGGTCGCGCGCGTGAACTTCGCCGGCCTGCCGGACTCGCCCTACTACGCCGTGAAGGAAAAGCTGGGCCTGCGCTACACCGGCTCCGTCCTCTCCTTCGACATCGCGGGCGACGAGAACGATCGCGCCAAGGCGTGGACCTTCATCGACGCCCTGAAGCTGCACTCCAACCTCGCCAACGTTGGCGACGTGCGCTCCTTGGCCGTCCACCCGGCCTCCACGACGCACTCCCAGTCCGACGAGGCAGGCTTGAAGCGCGCCGGTATCAGCCAGTCGACGGTCCGCCTGTCCGTGGGCATCGAGGACATCGAGGACATCATCGCTGACCTCGAGCGCGGCTTCGCCGCTATCTAA
- a CDS encoding glycerophosphodiester phosphodiesterase family protein, translating into MAREYSSLGLPECAGMNGVLLERLNSQPFLIAAHRGQAGGTIVENTSAAINACFNLGADIAEIDLMRSADGVFYLFHPGYEKMHFDLNVDITTLTSEEIDSLQYAWFVSESNRPCTPVRLSDVLEKVGDGLLNLDKAWLYGAELLDFLAAHRAHRNCILKGPAHAENFDLMSSHDEKFMFMPIVETASELEAALAAADSETINMVGIELLTDGSEDTLSSQETLDRIRSKGLYLWLNAINVAEGTPMFLGWDDETSVLHDPAMGWGRLIDAGANVIQTDFTPALASYRAS; encoded by the coding sequence ATGGCTCGTGAATACTCCTCTCTCGGCTTGCCCGAGTGCGCGGGGATGAACGGCGTCCTTCTGGAGAGGCTGAACAGCCAGCCCTTCCTGATCGCCGCGCATCGTGGCCAGGCTGGCGGCACCATCGTGGAGAACACATCCGCAGCGATCAACGCCTGCTTCAATCTTGGTGCAGATATCGCGGAGATTGACCTCATGCGATCGGCCGACGGAGTGTTCTACCTGTTCCACCCCGGTTACGAAAAGATGCACTTCGACCTCAACGTCGACATTACGACGTTGACGTCAGAAGAGATCGACTCTCTGCAGTACGCCTGGTTCGTCAGCGAGAGCAACCGCCCCTGCACCCCGGTGCGCCTGTCGGACGTTCTCGAGAAGGTTGGCGACGGCCTGCTCAACCTAGATAAAGCGTGGCTGTACGGGGCAGAACTGCTCGATTTTTTGGCAGCGCATCGGGCCCACAGGAACTGCATCCTCAAGGGCCCAGCACACGCCGAAAACTTCGATCTCATGAGCTCCCACGACGAGAAGTTCATGTTCATGCCGATCGTCGAAACAGCGAGCGAGCTCGAGGCAGCCCTCGCAGCCGCCGACAGCGAGACCATCAACATGGTGGGCATCGAGCTGCTTACCGACGGCTCCGAGGACACACTGTCATCACAAGAAACGCTCGACCGCATTCGCAGCAAGGGGCTGTATCTCTGGCTCAATGCGATTAACGTCGCCGAGGGCACCCCGATGTTTCTGGGGTGGGACGATGAAACATCCGTTCTCCACGACCCAGCGATGGGCTGGGGCCGGCTCATTGATGCTGGGGCCAATGTGATCCAAACGGATTTCACCCCGGCACTTGCTTCCTACCGGGCCTCGTAG
- a CDS encoding ABC transporter permease encodes MFRSPLNIIVMIIVAWFILAFLIVPLVTLLLTVFRPGGEWSFSVFPRLFESERAMNSLRNSFLLAVILSFTVNIVGVFIVLVTRYFDIKGARILYLGFATTLLYGGVVLVSGYNLIYGPNGFITSLLSNYFPDMNKEWFTGMLAVVLVMTFSTTGNHLLFMTNAISKIDYQTIEAARQMGASTWGIISKIVLPVMKPIFFSITVLTFLTGLSAMSAPLILGGETFQTISPMILTFANTVTSRDLAAALAMFLGIATILLLVILNRLEAGGTYFSVAKVPSPLPKQKIENPVANVIVHFFAYVLFIIYAIPPVLITIFSFTDAQTISTGQLTLDSFTLDNYLLIVTDSAALRPFLISIIYSAIASAIVVFFLLFVARIVQRHKNWIAVAFEYLLHIPWILPSTLIALSLVLTFSQSNILVGGMVLTGTTIILAIGYIIEKIPFTLRMLKASFMGVPDSLEEAALMLGASSFRVFRTILLPIVFPVAMGIFALNFNSLLDNYDIAVFLSHPFFQPLGIFIQSATTSESINDTTALTFVYTVLLMIISGIVLYLVYGPSIFKGSRRTAKSSAYSEILRRKLTEDAQNLDPAVTANIEGGTGK; translated from the coding sequence ATGTTCAGGTCGCCCCTGAACATCATTGTGATGATCATCGTGGCGTGGTTTATCCTTGCCTTCCTGATCGTCCCGCTGGTGACCCTGCTGCTCACGGTGTTTAGGCCGGGCGGAGAATGGTCGTTCAGCGTGTTCCCTCGCCTGTTCGAATCGGAGCGAGCGATGAATTCGCTCCGCAACTCCTTCCTGCTTGCCGTGATTCTGTCCTTCACAGTGAACATCGTCGGTGTGTTCATCGTGCTGGTCACGCGCTACTTCGACATCAAGGGAGCGCGAATCCTCTACTTGGGCTTCGCCACCACCTTGCTGTACGGGGGTGTGGTGCTCGTTTCGGGCTACAATCTCATCTACGGCCCGAACGGCTTTATCACATCCTTGCTGTCGAACTACTTCCCCGACATGAACAAGGAATGGTTCACAGGAATGCTCGCCGTCGTGCTCGTCATGACGTTCTCTACGACGGGTAACCACCTGCTGTTCATGACGAACGCGATCTCCAAGATCGACTACCAGACCATCGAGGCTGCCCGCCAGATGGGCGCCAGCACCTGGGGCATTATCTCCAAGATTGTCCTTCCGGTGATGAAGCCCATCTTCTTCTCCATCACCGTCCTGACGTTCCTGACAGGCCTGAGCGCGATGTCGGCGCCGCTGATTCTTGGTGGCGAAACGTTCCAGACGATTTCCCCGATGATCCTGACCTTCGCGAACACCGTCACTTCCCGCGATCTTGCTGCTGCGCTGGCAATGTTCCTCGGTATTGCCACCATCCTGCTGCTGGTTATTCTCAACAGGCTCGAGGCGGGTGGCACCTACTTCTCGGTGGCTAAGGTCCCGTCGCCTCTGCCGAAGCAGAAGATTGAGAACCCGGTTGCGAACGTGATCGTTCACTTCTTCGCGTACGTGCTCTTCATCATCTACGCGATCCCGCCGGTGCTCATCACCATCTTCTCCTTCACGGACGCCCAAACTATCTCGACCGGCCAGCTGACGCTCGACTCGTTCACGCTCGACAACTACCTGTTGATCGTGACCGACTCGGCCGCACTGCGCCCATTCCTGATCTCGATCATCTACTCCGCCATTGCCTCCGCGATCGTCGTGTTCTTCCTCCTGTTCGTCGCGCGGATTGTCCAGAGGCACAAAAACTGGATCGCGGTAGCATTCGAGTACTTGCTGCACATCCCGTGGATCTTGCCGTCGACCCTCATCGCCCTCTCGCTCGTGCTTACCTTCAGCCAGAGCAACATCCTCGTGGGCGGAATGGTGTTGACGGGTACAACGATCATTCTGGCGATCGGCTACATCATCGAGAAGATTCCGTTCACCCTCCGCATGCTCAAGGCAAGCTTCATGGGTGTTCCCGACAGCCTGGAAGAAGCAGCCCTGATGCTCGGTGCCTCTTCGTTCCGTGTGTTCCGGACCATCCTGCTGCCGATTGTTTTCCCGGTCGCGATGGGTATCTTCGCCCTGAACTTCAACTCGTTGCTGGATAACTACGACATCGCGGTGTTCCTGTCTCACCCGTTCTTCCAGCCGCTCGGTATCTTCATCCAGAGCGCTACGACGTCCGAGTCGATCAACGACACCACGGCACTGACCTTCGTCTACACCGTGCTGCTCATGATCATCTCCGGTATCGTGCTCTACCTTGTGTACGGACCGTCGATCTTCAAGGGCAGCCGTCGCACCGCGAAGTCCTCCGCTTACTCCGAAATCCTTCGCCGTAAGCTCACCGAGGATGCGCAGAACCTCGACCCGGCCGTCACCGCGAACATCGAAGGCGGTACTGGTAAGTAA